In the Malania oleifera isolate guangnan ecotype guangnan chromosome 1, ASM2987363v1, whole genome shotgun sequence genome, one interval contains:
- the LOC131143645 gene encoding uncharacterized protein LOC131143645, whose protein sequence is MAEYDPVIPKETAAVQALNTIIQLHFEKTLEKKRAVDLQKKELWKLFAAFFLFLAVVFAAVSVSPRLQCRHIWIPISLLSLAHLIFYIAVAQTLRCINAFKYQRRCHKLTLGLATDRLRRLKMRLRTGGHAIDAGDEYEEELEINYQEPPESYMGKFRRNWALHFGFLILIYGFMVSSSVVLLCF, encoded by the coding sequence ATGGCGGAGTACGACCCGGTAATCCCCAAGGAGACGGCGGCGGTGCAAGCCCTGAACACCATAATACAGCTTCACTTCGAGAAGACCCTGGAGAAGAAGCGCGCGGTCGACCTCCAGAAGAAGGAGCTCTGGAAGCTCTTCGCTGCCTTCTTCCTCTTCTTGGCGGTGGTATTCGCCGCCGTGTCCGTCTCCCCCCGCCTCCAGTGCCGCCACATCTGGATCCCCATATCTCTCCTTTCCCTGGCCCACCTCATCTTCTACATCGCCGTCGCCCAGACCCTCCGCTGCATCAACGCCTTCAAGTACCAGCGCCGCTGCCACAAGCTGACCCTCGGCCTCGCCACCGACCGCCTCCGCCGCCTAAAGATGCGCCTCAGAACCGGCGGCCATGCCATCGACGCGGGCGATGAGTATGAGGAGGAGTTGGAGATAAATTACCAGGAGCCGCCGGAGAGTTACATGGGCAAGTTCAGGAGGAATTGGGCGTTGCACTTTGGGTTCTTGATCCTGATTTATGGATTCATGGTGTCGTCATCTGTTGTGCTTCTGTGTTTCTAG